A genomic region of Anaerolineales bacterium contains the following coding sequences:
- a CDS encoding bi-domain-containing oxidoreductase → MKQLLQNMRARRPHLAEVPVPTPPPGFVLVRTVASLVSAGTERMLVEFASASLLGKARSRPDLVRQTLDKARREGVVSTAQAALGRLGEPVPLGYSSAGIVVELGEGVQGLRVGQPVACAGGNYAVHAEYVSVPRNLVASLPKNVSFDEAAFTTLGAIALHGFRLAEVQVGARVAVVGLGLLGQLAASLAAAAGCQVLGIDLDTERVALARARGLAATGRGEAAARGASFTAGQGFDAVLICADTESNDPVALAGELARDRATVVAVGAVGMDVPRRSYYAKELRFVVSRSYGPGRYDPGYEEGGRDYPIGYVRWSEGRNLQAFVDLLAAGRVDVGKLISHRFAIAQAPEAYDLIQSRSPFLGVLITYPGTLVPRPPRAASRRVTFASQPRQQGTLGVGILGAGNYARNTLLPALRGLAGVERVAISSASGRAAADLGRRFGFQYAASDEAQVLADRRVAALVILTRHHLHARQSLAALKAGKHVFCEKPLALNEKELAALERQAGKAGSPLLMGGFNRRFAPLGQATKQFLAGRSQPLAAHYRVNAGALPATHWLHDAQLGGGRIVGEACHFIDFMIYLVGQAPYTVYAEALPDDARYQQDNVQITLRFAEGSLATVSYLANGDRALPKERLEVFCGGKVAVLDDFRRLELTAEGRTRTLRGRQDKGHRAGLEAFFGAISAGGPAPIPYEELFGGARAAFGALQSLQTGKPVEF, encoded by the coding sequence ATGAAACAATTATTGCAAAACATGCGCGCGCGCCGCCCCCACCTGGCCGAAGTGCCGGTGCCCACTCCGCCGCCTGGCTTTGTGCTGGTGCGCACTGTGGCCTCGCTGGTCTCGGCGGGCACGGAGCGCATGCTCGTGGAATTTGCCAGCGCTTCGCTGCTGGGCAAGGCGCGTTCGCGGCCCGATCTGGTGCGCCAGACCCTGGATAAGGCGCGGCGCGAAGGCGTGGTGAGCACCGCCCAGGCCGCCCTGGGGCGCCTGGGGGAGCCGGTCCCTCTCGGATATTCTAGTGCTGGAATAGTGGTTGAGCTGGGTGAGGGCGTGCAGGGGTTGCGGGTTGGGCAGCCGGTGGCCTGCGCCGGCGGCAACTATGCGGTGCATGCCGAGTATGTCAGCGTGCCGCGCAACCTGGTTGCCAGCCTGCCAAAAAACGTGAGCTTTGATGAAGCTGCCTTCACCACGCTGGGGGCGATCGCCCTGCATGGCTTTCGCCTGGCCGAAGTGCAAGTCGGCGCGCGCGTCGCCGTGGTGGGGCTGGGCTTGCTGGGCCAATTGGCCGCCAGCCTCGCCGCCGCCGCCGGCTGCCAGGTGCTGGGCATCGACCTCGACACGGAGCGCGTGGCGCTGGCGCGGGCGCGCGGCTTAGCAGCTACCGGGCGCGGCGAGGCCGCGGCGCGCGGCGCCAGTTTTACCGCCGGGCAAGGCTTTGACGCCGTGCTGATCTGCGCCGACACTGAATCGAATGACCCGGTAGCGTTGGCGGGGGAGTTGGCGCGCGATCGCGCCACGGTGGTGGCGGTGGGCGCGGTGGGCATGGATGTGCCGCGACGCAGCTACTATGCCAAGGAGCTGCGTTTCGTGGTCTCGCGCTCGTATGGCCCCGGCCGCTACGACCCGGGTTACGAAGAAGGCGGGCGCGACTACCCGATCGGCTATGTGCGTTGGAGCGAAGGGCGCAACCTGCAGGCCTTTGTGGATCTGCTGGCGGCGGGCCGTGTGGATGTTGGCAAGCTGATCAGCCACCGCTTTGCGATCGCCCAGGCGCCGGAGGCGTATGACTTGATCCAGAGCCGCAGCCCATTTTTGGGCGTGCTGATCACGTATCCTGGCACGCTGGTCCCGCGCCCGCCGCGCGCCGCCAGCCGCCGCGTCACCTTTGCAAGCCAGCCGCGCCAGCAAGGCACGCTAGGAGTGGGCATTCTGGGGGCCGGCAACTACGCGCGCAACACCTTATTGCCGGCGCTGCGCGGGCTGGCGGGCGTGGAGCGCGTGGCGATCAGCTCGGCCAGCGGGCGCGCCGCGGCCGATCTGGGGCGGCGCTTTGGCTTTCAATACGCCGCCAGCGACGAAGCCCAAGTATTGGCCGATCGCCGCGTGGCCGCGCTGGTGATCCTGACCCGGCATCATTTGCATGCCCGCCAGAGCCTGGCGGCGCTTAAGGCCGGCAAGCACGTCTTCTGTGAGAAGCCGCTGGCATTGAATGAAAAGGAACTGGCCGCGTTGGAGCGCCAGGCAGGCAAAGCGGGCAGCCCCTTGCTGATGGGTGGCTTCAACCGGCGCTTTGCCCCGCTGGGCCAGGCTACCAAACAATTCCTGGCCGGCCGCAGCCAGCCGCTGGCGGCGCACTACCGCGTCAACGCCGGGGCGCTGCCGGCCACCCACTGGCTGCACGACGCGCAGCTGGGCGGCGGGCGCATTGTGGGCGAGGCGTGCCACTTTATTGATTTTATGATCTACCTGGTGGGGCAGGCGCCGTACACGGTGTATGCCGAGGCGCTGCCGGATGACGCGCGTTACCAGCAAGATAACGTTCAGATCACGCTGCGCTTTGCCGAGGGCTCGCTGGCTACGGTGAGCTACCTGGCGAATGGCGACCGCGCGTTACCGAAGGAGCGCCTCGAAGTCTTTTGTGGCGGCAAAGTGGCCGTGCTGGATGATTTTCGCCGGCTGGAGCTGACCGCAGAGGGCCGCACGCGCACGCTGCGCGGGCGGCAAGACAAGGGCCACCGCGCCGGGCTGGAGGCGTTCTTTGGCGCCATTAGCGCCGGCGGCCCCGCGCCGATCCCCTATGAGGAGCTGTTTGGCGGGGCGCGGGCGGCTTTTGGGGCGCTGCAATCGTTGCAAACGGGCAAGCCGGTGGAGTTTTAG
- a CDS encoding NAD(P)H-dependent oxidoreductase subunit E, whose product MNPLRERYGQEIDEILAKYPPEQKRSAVMPLLYVAQREHGYVTREHLGQIGELLAISATEVSSIVGFYTLYHDKPGGKYRLQICNDLPCALRGADAFLDGVCDHLGVKPGETTEDGVVSVEAVMCLAACDKAPMFQVQSAEGISYHENQTVASTIALVDEWRKEEGK is encoded by the coding sequence GTGAATCCGCTACGCGAGCGATACGGCCAGGAGATCGATGAGATCCTGGCGAAGTACCCGCCGGAGCAAAAGCGCTCGGCGGTGATGCCTTTGCTGTATGTAGCCCAGCGCGAGCACGGCTACGTTACCCGCGAGCACCTCGGCCAGATCGGCGAGCTGCTGGCCATCTCGGCGACGGAAGTCTCTTCCATTGTTGGGTTCTATACGCTGTATCATGACAAGCCGGGCGGCAAATATCGCCTGCAGATCTGCAACGATCTGCCCTGCGCGCTGCGCGGTGCCGATGCATTTTTGGATGGCGTGTGTGATCACCTGGGCGTCAAGCCCGGCGAGACGACTGAAGATGGCGTGGTGAGCGTGGAAGCGGTGATGTGCCTGGCGGCCTGCGACAAGGCGCCGATGTTCCAGGTGCAGAGCGCGGAGGGCATCAGCTATCACGAGAACCAGACGGTGGCGAGCACGATTGCCCTGGTGGATGAATGGCGCAAGGAGGAAGGCAAATGA
- the nuoD gene encoding NADH dehydrogenase (quinone) subunit D produces the protein MNASQPMNVSQMEITADELKHLVSARAHTGETLLLNMGPQHPSTHGVLRLLLELDGEIVVNCIPDIGFLHTGIEKNMEAKTYEKAEVMTDRLDYLNTMGNNLAYCLAVEKLVDLDVPARAQTVRVIFAELQRIASHLVWLATHALDLAAMSMFFYCFNQRERILDIMEMCAGQRMMTTYFRPGGLWRDVTPEFTQAVRDFVSSFPAEIDLYEGLLDKNPIFLDRTKGIGVYSGAEGIAWGITGPSLRGSGVAYDLRKAEPYSGYEQYDFEVCTEAEGDVYARYRVRMRELRESLKIITQALDTLPSGPFRSNNRKFVPPPRAELGESMEAVIHHFKLWTEGFPAPKNSVYLPVESPRGELGVLLEGDGGPKPYRCHWRTPSFVNLQILPKISQGCYVADLVAIIGSIDIVLGDTDR, from the coding sequence ATGAACGCTTCGCAACCGATGAACGTCTCTCAGATGGAGATCACTGCGGATGAGCTGAAACATCTGGTTTCGGCGCGTGCGCATACTGGCGAAACCCTGCTGCTCAACATGGGCCCGCAGCACCCCAGCACGCACGGCGTGCTGCGTTTGCTGCTGGAGCTGGACGGCGAAATCGTCGTCAATTGCATTCCGGATATCGGCTTTCTGCATACCGGTATCGAAAAGAATATGGAAGCCAAGACGTATGAGAAGGCCGAGGTAATGACCGACCGCCTGGATTACCTCAATACGATGGGTAACAACCTGGCTTACTGCCTGGCCGTGGAAAAGCTGGTGGATCTGGATGTGCCGGCGCGCGCCCAGACGGTGCGCGTGATCTTTGCCGAGTTGCAACGCATCGCCTCGCACCTGGTGTGGCTGGCAACCCACGCGCTGGACCTGGCGGCGATGTCGATGTTCTTCTATTGCTTCAACCAGCGCGAGCGCATCCTCGACATTATGGAAATGTGCGCCGGCCAGCGCATGATGACCACCTACTTCCGCCCCGGTGGCCTGTGGCGTGACGTCACCCCTGAGTTCACCCAGGCGGTGCGCGATTTCGTCAGCAGCTTCCCGGCCGAGATTGATCTCTACGAAGGCCTGCTGGATAAGAACCCGATCTTCCTCGATCGCACCAAGGGGATTGGCGTCTACAGCGGCGCCGAGGGCATTGCCTGGGGCATCACTGGCCCTTCGCTGCGCGGTTCGGGCGTAGCCTATGATCTGCGCAAAGCGGAGCCGTATAGCGGCTATGAGCAATATGACTTTGAGGTGTGCACCGAAGCAGAGGGCGATGTATACGCCCGCTATCGGGTGCGCATGCGTGAGCTGCGCGAATCGCTGAAGATCATTACCCAGGCGCTGGATACGCTGCCCAGTGGCCCGTTCCGCAGCAACAATCGTAAGTTTGTGCCGCCACCGCGCGCTGAACTGGGCGAGAGCATGGAAGCCGTGATCCACCACTTCAAGTTGTGGACCGAAGGCTTCCCGGCCCCCAAGAATTCGGTGTACCTGCCGGTGGAATCCCCGCGTGGGGAACTGGGCGTTTTGCTGGAAGGCGACGGCGGCCCCAAGCCGTATCGCTGCCACTGGCGCACGCCCTCGTTCGTCAATTTGCAAATTCTGCCGAAGATCTCGCAAGGCTGCTATGTGGCCGACCTGGTGGCGATCATCGGTAGCATCGATATTGTGTTGGGAGATACCGACCGGTGA
- a CDS encoding aminopeptidase gives MADPRIENFARILVEYSTDIQPGDRVIIEASTEALPLIEEVFKKVILRGGRPHLQLEFPEQRALFLQLASPELLSMQNEFVALAYREFEARIRLWSEANTRALSNVDPAKQSAAAAAFSPSLKNQFKRSAAGQFKWVTSIYPTQGYAMQAGMSLSEYTDFVLRSVHAHEADPVAHWLKIKEQQQYYMDALAGHDRVQLRGPNVDLTLSIKDRTWKNSYGRYNMPDGEIYTGPVEDSLNGWVRYTYPAMEGGVVVEGAELHFKDGKVVQATARSQEAHLKQMLATDPGASYVGEFAIGLNKDIDRFTGHILLDEKIGGSFHMALGMGYPETGNTNVSAIHWDMICDLRTDSEIHVDGELFYKNGEFVI, from the coding sequence ATGGCCGACCCACGCATTGAGAATTTTGCCCGCATCCTTGTCGAATATTCTACGGATATCCAACCCGGCGATCGCGTCATCATCGAAGCCAGCACCGAGGCGCTACCGCTGATTGAAGAAGTATTCAAGAAGGTGATTTTGCGCGGCGGCCGCCCGCACCTGCAACTGGAGTTTCCTGAGCAGCGTGCCTTGTTCCTACAGTTGGCCTCGCCTGAGCTGCTCAGCATGCAGAACGAATTCGTAGCCCTGGCCTACCGCGAGTTCGAAGCGCGCATTCGCCTATGGTCTGAGGCCAACACGCGCGCCCTCAGCAATGTCGATCCGGCCAAGCAGTCGGCCGCCGCGGCCGCCTTCTCGCCCAGCCTCAAAAATCAGTTCAAACGCTCGGCCGCCGGGCAATTCAAATGGGTCACCAGCATCTACCCCACGCAGGGCTATGCCATGCAAGCCGGAATGAGCCTGAGCGAGTACACCGATTTCGTTTTGCGCTCAGTGCACGCCCACGAGGCCGATCCGGTGGCGCATTGGCTCAAGATCAAAGAGCAGCAGCAATACTATATGGATGCGCTGGCCGGGCACGACCGCGTGCAGTTGCGTGGCCCCAATGTGGATCTGACGCTTTCGATCAAGGATCGTACGTGGAAGAATTCGTACGGGCGCTACAACATGCCCGATGGGGAGATCTACACCGGCCCCGTGGAAGACTCGCTCAACGGCTGGGTGCGCTACACCTACCCCGCCATGGAGGGCGGCGTCGTGGTGGAAGGCGCCGAGCTGCACTTCAAGGACGGCAAGGTCGTGCAAGCCACGGCGCGCAGCCAGGAAGCCCACCTGAAACAAATGCTAGCCACCGACCCCGGTGCCAGCTATGTGGGCGAATTTGCCATCGGCCTCAACAAGGATATTGACCGCTTCACCGGCCACATCCTACTGGACGAGAAGATCGGCGGCTCTTTCCACATGGCCCTCGGTATGGGCTACCCCGAAACAGGCAACACCAACGTCAGCGCCATCCACTGGGACATGATCTGCGATCTGCGCACCGACTCGGAGATCCACGTAGACGGCGAGCTCTTCTATAAGAATGGTGAGTTTGTAATTTAG
- the nuoF gene encoding NADH-quinone oxidoreductase subunit NuoF: MNEILLRHREFPEIGQLAGYRQQAGFEAIKQAVTGMQPDELIELVKASGLRGRGGAGFSTGMKWSFIDKNAWPHYVVVNADESEPGTFKDREIMERNPFQFLEGVMLCAYAVGAHAAYIYLRGEFWELAAHLDACIAEMEKDGLLGDGLFGSDFNLRIYTHLGAGAYICGEETALLESLEGKLGQPRLRPPFPPSFGLYGKPTIVNNVETLTNVPMIVHKGVDWFRGFGTEKSPGNKIFSLSGHVVKPGNYELPLGTTFRELIYTHGGGILDGHAIKAIMPAGASSSLIVADDKALDTPMDYESVPSVGAMLGSASIIVVDETVSMDWLINKTMHFFQHESCGKCTPCREGTYWMRHLTERIHHNQATWDDVIMLQDVASNVKGKCLCALGDFSTEAVISSITRFRSDFEAKVGAPLSAPAQADLKEQVSN, from the coding sequence ATGAACGAGATCCTTCTGCGGCATCGCGAATTCCCCGAGATCGGCCAACTGGCCGGGTATCGCCAGCAGGCTGGTTTTGAGGCGATCAAGCAAGCGGTGACCGGCATGCAGCCAGACGAGCTGATTGAGCTGGTCAAGGCGTCTGGCCTGCGCGGGCGTGGTGGCGCCGGCTTCTCCACCGGCATGAAATGGTCGTTCATTGATAAGAACGCCTGGCCGCACTATGTAGTGGTCAATGCGGATGAATCTGAGCCGGGCACCTTCAAAGATCGCGAGATCATGGAGCGCAATCCGTTCCAGTTCCTGGAAGGCGTGATGCTGTGCGCCTACGCGGTGGGCGCCCACGCGGCCTATATTTATCTGCGCGGTGAGTTTTGGGAATTGGCCGCTCACCTGGATGCTTGCATTGCCGAGATGGAAAAAGACGGCTTGCTGGGCGATGGCTTGTTTGGCAGCGATTTCAACTTGCGCATCTACACCCATTTGGGCGCAGGCGCGTATATCTGCGGTGAGGAAACCGCGCTGCTCGAATCGCTGGAGGGCAAGTTGGGCCAGCCGCGGCTGCGCCCGCCGTTCCCGCCCAGCTTTGGCTTGTATGGCAAGCCAACGATCGTGAACAACGTGGAAACGCTCACCAATGTGCCGATGATCGTGCATAAGGGTGTCGATTGGTTCCGTGGCTTTGGCACCGAGAAGAGCCCGGGCAACAAGATCTTCAGCTTGTCTGGCCATGTAGTCAAGCCGGGCAACTATGAATTGCCGTTGGGCACCACCTTCCGCGAGTTGATCTATACCCACGGCGGCGGCATTCTGGATGGGCATGCGATCAAAGCGATCATGCCGGCCGGCGCCTCGTCTTCGCTGATCGTGGCGGATGACAAGGCGTTGGATACGCCGATGGATTACGAAAGCGTGCCCAGCGTGGGCGCCATGCTCGGCTCGGCTTCCATCATCGTGGTGGACGAGACGGTGAGCATGGACTGGCTGATCAACAAGACCATGCACTTCTTCCAGCACGAGTCGTGCGGCAAGTGCACCCCGTGCCGTGAAGGTACCTATTGGATGCGCCACTTGACCGAGCGCATTCACCACAACCAGGCCACCTGGGATGATGTCATCATGCTGCAGGATGTGGCCAGCAACGTAAAGGGCAAGTGTTTGTGCGCCCTGGGCGATTTTTCCACCGAAGCGGTGATCTCCAGCATCACTCGCTTCCGCAGTGATTTTGAAGCCAAGGTGGGCGCGCCGCTGAGCGCGCCGGCCCAGGCTGACCTGAAAGAGCAAGTGAGCAACTAA
- a CDS encoding NADH-quinone oxidoreductase subunit B — protein sequence MGIEQKLGNMGIVTTTLEQVVNWSRTRAMWPMLFGLACCAIEMMASQGADYDASRFGMELMRASPRQADLMIVAGRLSRKMAPVLRRLYDQMPSPKWVISMGDCASCGGVFNNYAIVQGVDEIVPVDVYVAGCPPRPEALIHGIMTLHERIKGETFKDWA from the coding sequence ATGGGAATAGAGCAAAAACTTGGCAATATGGGCATCGTCACCACCACCTTGGAACAGGTGGTGAACTGGAGCCGCACGCGCGCCATGTGGCCGATGCTGTTTGGTTTGGCGTGCTGCGCCATCGAGATGATGGCTTCGCAAGGCGCTGATTACGATGCCAGCCGCTTTGGTATGGAACTGATGCGTGCCTCTCCCCGCCAGGCGGATCTGATGATCGTGGCGGGCCGTTTGAGCCGCAAGATGGCGCCGGTATTGCGCCGTTTGTATGACCAGATGCCCTCGCCCAAATGGGTGATCTCGATGGGTGATTGTGCTTCCTGTGGTGGCGTATTCAACAACTACGCCATCGTGCAGGGGGTGGATGAGATCGTGCCGGTGGATGTGTATGTGGCTGGCTGCCCGCCGCGCCCGGAAGCATTGATCCACGGCATTATGACCCTGCACGAGCGCATCAAGGGCGAGACCTTTAAGGACTGGGCGTAA
- a CDS encoding NADH-quinone oxidoreductase subunit C, translating to MNAELQAVMDALQRAFGAEISEFRGQPRALLAAEHIVAAARSLRDTHGFAMLASLSAVDYWPQRQPRFHAVYQFKNLTQNLRFEVRVPLDGDEPQLPSLTEVFPNANWHERELWDMFGIHITGHPDLRRILMPADWVGHPLRKDYPLGYEEVQFSFNFEEIDQRKPRPQD from the coding sequence ATGAACGCAGAACTCCAAGCGGTGATGGACGCGCTGCAACGCGCGTTCGGTGCAGAGATCAGCGAGTTTCGCGGGCAGCCGCGCGCCCTGCTGGCCGCCGAGCACATCGTGGCGGCGGCGCGCAGCCTGCGGGATACGCATGGTTTCGCCATGCTGGCTAGCCTGAGCGCGGTGGATTACTGGCCGCAGCGCCAGCCGCGCTTTCACGCGGTGTACCAGTTTAAAAATCTGACCCAGAACCTGCGCTTTGAAGTGCGCGTGCCGCTGGACGGCGATGAGCCGCAACTGCCCTCGCTGACTGAGGTGTTCCCGAATGCCAATTGGCACGAGCGTGAGCTCTGGGACATGTTTGGCATCCACATCACCGGGCACCCGGATCTGCGCCGCATTCTGATGCCGGCCGACTGGGTGGGGCACCCGCTGCGCAAGGATTACCCGCTGGGCTACGAAGAAGTGCAGTTCAGCTTCAACTTCGAAGAGATCGATCAGCGCAAGCCGCGCCCGCAGGACTAA
- the nuoG gene encoding NADH-quinone oxidoreductase subunit NuoG, producing MAVADTTQQKLVTLTIDEQQISVAPGTLVVDAAKRAGIDIPVFCYHPKMEPVGMCRMCLVEVGRPVIDRATGQPAIGEDGLPQIQFGPKLETGCTVPVSEGMVVRGYTEKVKDARNEVLEFLLTSHPLDCPICDKGGECPLQNLTMRFGPGQSRYLYDEKIHLDKHVPLGDLIYLDRERCIQCARCTRFQTEIADDPVIGFNERGRKLEIVTFSDPGFDSYWSGNTTDICPVGALTTADFRFGARPWELKPVASICTHCPVNCNTTLNTRREAKAGGKPVVKRVMPRQNEMVNEIWLCDKGRFVYQYTEAANRLTQPLLRKNNQMEAASWDEALAAVADKVKKAGGKLTTVVSGGLSNEDYFNLKAFTEAAKGQIALYSHMAGGDLVSQVGLGQGSNLSALGKGSVILVVASDLEEEAPVWWLRIKQAAERGATLIVATPRRTKLEREATHVVRYSYGEEAAAVHALIDSISAKRPEQTETVKRLMTQEEIKAAAKDIAEAQNLVVFYGSEGTDLAASESLAAAAANLLIATGHVGKPNNGLVAVWEKGNLQGAWEQGLRPSGDLAALMKDAEVLYLVGVDPSGDDPQLAAAVESAKFVVVQELAATKTTQAADVVLPAQAFTEREATYTSGERRVQRAYPAVPAVEGTRADFTIAAQLAQLLGSSLEAVSAGRVFAQVAQGYAAYAGLSMQQLAEVTEQWPIIGRADVYYGGTTYDNKSGLGVQVPTAAERGETPVLSFAQPFERARADGLLAVPVTKLYDHGNMISKSTLLHNRLQPAQVTLNPEDAEALGLEHGQATKVTVNGVQAAVTAYVDNSLPRGTVLIPRSLGLPISGPYALKVEA from the coding sequence ATGGCCGTTGCCGATACCACCCAACAAAAATTGGTCACGCTGACCATTGATGAACAGCAGATCAGCGTAGCGCCGGGCACTCTGGTGGTGGATGCCGCCAAGCGCGCCGGCATTGATATTCCTGTCTTCTGCTACCACCCCAAGATGGAACCGGTGGGCATGTGCCGTATGTGCCTGGTGGAAGTGGGCCGCCCGGTGATCGATCGGGCCACCGGCCAACCCGCCATCGGCGAGGATGGCCTGCCGCAGATCCAGTTTGGCCCCAAGCTCGAGACCGGCTGCACCGTGCCGGTGAGCGAGGGCATGGTGGTGCGCGGCTACACCGAGAAGGTGAAAGACGCGCGCAACGAAGTGCTGGAGTTTTTGCTCACTTCGCACCCGCTGGATTGCCCGATTTGCGATAAGGGTGGTGAGTGCCCGCTGCAGAACCTGACCATGCGCTTTGGGCCGGGCCAATCGCGTTACTTGTATGACGAAAAGATTCACCTGGATAAGCACGTGCCGCTGGGTGATTTGATCTACCTCGACCGTGAGCGCTGCATCCAGTGCGCGCGCTGCACGCGCTTCCAGACTGAGATCGCCGATGACCCGGTGATCGGCTTCAACGAGCGCGGCCGCAAGCTGGAGATCGTGACTTTCTCGGACCCGGGCTTCGACTCGTACTGGTCCGGCAACACCACCGACATTTGCCCGGTGGGTGCGCTGACCACGGCGGATTTCCGCTTTGGCGCCCGCCCGTGGGAGCTCAAGCCGGTGGCTTCGATCTGCACGCACTGTCCGGTGAACTGCAACACCACGCTCAACACGCGCCGCGAGGCCAAGGCCGGCGGCAAGCCGGTGGTCAAGCGCGTGATGCCGCGCCAGAACGAAATGGTGAATGAGATCTGGCTGTGCGATAAGGGCCGCTTTGTCTACCAATATACGGAAGCGGCCAACCGCCTGACGCAGCCGCTGCTACGCAAGAACAATCAAATGGAAGCGGCCAGTTGGGATGAGGCCTTGGCGGCCGTCGCCGACAAGGTCAAGAAAGCCGGCGGCAAGCTCACCACCGTGGTGAGTGGTGGCTTGAGCAACGAAGACTACTTCAACCTCAAGGCCTTCACCGAGGCAGCCAAGGGCCAGATCGCGCTGTACAGCCACATGGCCGGCGGCGACCTGGTGAGCCAGGTTGGTTTGGGCCAGGGCAGCAACCTGTCTGCGCTGGGCAAGGGCAGTGTGATCCTGGTGGTGGCCAGCGACCTCGAAGAAGAGGCGCCGGTGTGGTGGCTACGCATCAAGCAGGCCGCCGAGCGCGGCGCTACGCTGATCGTCGCTACCCCGCGCCGCACCAAGCTGGAGCGCGAGGCCACGCATGTGGTGCGCTACAGCTACGGCGAAGAAGCCGCGGCGGTGCACGCCTTGATCGACAGCATCTCCGCCAAGCGCCCCGAGCAAACCGAAACGGTCAAGCGCTTGATGACCCAGGAAGAAATTAAGGCCGCCGCCAAGGATATTGCTGAAGCGCAAAACCTGGTGGTCTTCTACGGCAGCGAAGGCACCGATCTGGCTGCCTCCGAATCGCTGGCCGCCGCGGCTGCCAATCTGCTGATCGCTACCGGCCATGTGGGCAAGCCCAACAATGGCCTGGTGGCGGTGTGGGAGAAGGGCAACCTGCAGGGCGCCTGGGAACAGGGCTTGCGCCCGAGCGGCGATCTGGCGGCGCTGATGAAGGATGCCGAAGTGCTGTATCTGGTGGGGGTGGACCCGAGCGGCGATGACCCGCAACTGGCCGCCGCCGTGGAGAGCGCCAAGTTCGTGGTGGTGCAGGAACTGGCCGCCACGAAGACGACGCAAGCCGCCGATGTAGTGCTGCCGGCCCAGGCCTTTACCGAACGTGAGGCTACCTACACCTCGGGTGAGCGCCGCGTCCAGCGCGCCTACCCGGCGGTGCCTGCCGTCGAGGGCACGCGGGCTGACTTCACCATCGCGGCCCAGTTGGCCCAGTTGCTGGGCAGCAGTCTGGAAGCCGTGAGCGCCGGGCGCGTGTTCGCCCAGGTGGCGCAGGGCTATGCGGCCTACGCCGGGTTGAGCATGCAGCAATTGGCCGAAGTCACCGAGCAGTGGCCGATCATTGGCCGTGCCGATGTGTACTACGGTGGCACCACCTACGACAACAAGAGCGGCCTGGGCGTGCAGGTGCCCACGGCGGCCGAGCGCGGCGAAACGCCAGTGCTCTCGTTTGCACAACCCTTCGAACGCGCCCGCGCGGATGGCTTGCTGGCCGTGCCGGTAACCAAGCTGTATGACCACGGCAACATGATCTCGAAATCCACCCTGCTGCACAATCGCTTGCAGCCGGCGCAGGTGACCCTGAACCCCGAGGATGCCGAGGCGCTGGGCCTCGAGCACGGCCAGGCCACCAAGGTGACGGTGAACGGCGTGCAGGCGGCAGTGACGGCCTATGTAGACAACAGCCTGCCGCGCGGCACGGTGCTCATTCCACGCAGCCTGGGCTTGCCGATCAGCGGCCCGTATGCACTGAAAGTGGAGGCCTGA
- the ndhC gene encoding NADH-quinone oxidoreductase subunit A, which translates to MLQDYLPIAVLLIVATGLAVLIVIIGNIIGPRRTDSRKTAPYESGMRPIGPGTRRMPVRFYLIAVLFILFDIEVVFFLPWAVVFRQLGVFGLIEMFVFIAILLVGYVYAWKKGALEWE; encoded by the coding sequence ATGTTGCAAGACTACCTACCTATCGCTGTACTGTTGATTGTCGCCACGGGGTTGGCGGTGTTGATCGTGATCATCGGCAACATCATTGGCCCGCGCCGTACGGATAGCCGCAAGACGGCTCCCTACGAATCGGGTATGCGCCCGATTGGCCCAGGCACCCGGCGTATGCCGGTGCGCTTCTACTTGATCGCGGTCCTGTTCATCCTGTTTGACATTGAAGTCGTCTTTTTCCTGCCCTGGGCGGTGGTTTTTCGCCAGCTGGGTGTTTTCGGTTTGATCGAAATGTTTGTGTTCATCGCCATCCTGCTGGTTGGCTATGTGTACGCCTGGAAGAAAGGCGCGCTGGAATGGGAATAG
- a CDS encoding DUF2179 domain-containing protein — MEFSFTQQEILMALGIFMLRVVNQSLDTLRVVMMLRGRRLSTWILGFVETAIFVVALSSVISGLDNILNIIGYSAGFATGNTLGMWVEDRLAIGFINLRIVSPKRGTAMVQRLREAGFGVTEIPARGKDGTVSLLNLSVRRKEVDEVQTIVEAVDGTAFITSEETRPLRRGFWG, encoded by the coding sequence ATGGAGTTTTCGTTCACGCAACAAGAAATTCTGATGGCGCTGGGCATCTTCATGCTGCGCGTGGTCAACCAGAGCCTGGATACGCTGCGAGTGGTGATGATGTTGCGCGGCCGCCGGCTCTCCACCTGGATCCTGGGCTTTGTGGAGACGGCGATCTTTGTGGTGGCGTTGAGCTCGGTGATCTCCGGCCTCGACAATATCCTCAACATCATTGGCTATTCGGCGGGCTTTGCCACCGGCAATACCCTGGGTATGTGGGTGGAAGACCGCCTGGCGATCGGCTTTATTAATTTGCGCATCGTTAGCCCCAAGCGCGGCACCGCCATGGTGCAGCGCTTGCGCGAGGCCGGCTTTGGCGTCACCGAGATCCCCGCGCGCGGCAAAGACGGCACGGTGAGCCTGCTGAACCTGAGCGTGCGCCGCAAGGAAGTGGACGAGGTGCAGACGATCGTGGAGGCGGTGGATGGCACCGCCTTTATCACCAGCGAAGAGACGCGGCCGCTGCGGCGCGGCTTTTGGGGCTGA